A window of Natrinema versiforme contains these coding sequences:
- a CDS encoding glycosyltransferase family 4 protein has translation MRIAFVSFETAHHRATETNERLRTVCELLAEHGHDVHWYCAGFWAGEESTFDADGITYHAVSNGPEARSSFLLRLPFVLAAASPDIVHASAQPPSQVVAANWGATLARAPLVLEWYGDGGVTDTRWTRFATGRPDRIVTPSKLVGTWVREIGADGDIVETVPNPIDCDRIREVEPGEEVDVIYARRLDEGANLESLLLGLAELRDRDWSANVVGDGPERDAYEQLTRDLRIEDRVTFLGDLDLEERIAAYRGAHVFAQTADHCVFPTEMLWAIAAGCVGIVEYHADSSAHELVEGWDRGFRTTSEDELAEAILAAGDLEHREYDEAFADYDRSAVADRYLESYRTLRDERGLL, from the coding sequence ATGCGAATCGCGTTCGTCTCGTTCGAAACGGCTCACCACCGCGCCACCGAGACGAACGAGCGGTTGCGGACCGTTTGCGAACTCCTCGCGGAGCACGGCCACGATGTCCACTGGTACTGCGCCGGCTTCTGGGCCGGCGAGGAGTCCACGTTCGACGCGGACGGAATCACCTATCACGCGGTCTCGAACGGCCCCGAAGCCCGGAGTTCGTTCCTCCTGCGACTCCCGTTCGTTCTCGCGGCCGCGAGTCCGGATATCGTTCACGCCAGCGCACAACCGCCGAGTCAGGTCGTCGCAGCCAACTGGGGGGCGACGCTCGCGCGAGCGCCGCTGGTCCTCGAGTGGTACGGCGACGGCGGCGTTACCGACACCCGCTGGACGCGGTTCGCGACGGGCCGTCCGGACCGGATCGTCACGCCCTCGAAACTCGTGGGGACGTGGGTCCGAGAGATCGGGGCCGACGGCGACATCGTCGAGACGGTGCCGAACCCGATCGACTGCGACCGGATTCGGGAGGTCGAACCGGGCGAGGAAGTCGACGTGATCTACGCTCGCCGACTCGACGAGGGAGCGAACCTCGAGAGCCTGCTGTTGGGACTTGCCGAACTCCGCGACCGGGACTGGTCCGCGAACGTCGTCGGCGACGGACCGGAACGGGACGCCTACGAGCAACTGACGCGGGACCTCCGGATCGAGGATCGGGTAACGTTCCTCGGCGACCTCGACCTCGAGGAGCGGATCGCGGCCTACCGCGGGGCCCACGTCTTCGCCCAGACGGCCGACCACTGCGTCTTCCCGACGGAGATGCTGTGGGCGATCGCCGCCGGCTGCGTGGGTATCGTTGAGTATCACGCGGACTCGAGCGCCCACGAACTCGTCGAGGGCTGGGACCGCGGGTTCCGGACCACCAGCGAGGACGAGTTGGCGGAAGCCATCCTCGCGGCGGGCGACTTAGAGCACCGCGAGTACGACGAGGCCTTTGCCGACTACGATCGCTCGGCGGTGGCAGACCGGTATCTCGAGTCGTATCGAACGTTACGGGACGAACGCGGTCTCCTGTAA
- a CDS encoding phosphate ABC transporter ATP-binding protein — protein MTDAALTTDNLAVTYTGNREVEALKGVSVEFPENQLTAIIGPSGCGKSTLLKSLNRLHEIQPDVEISGDVYLGEQSVYDTDEPVPELRRRIGYVPQTPTPLPLSIYENVAYGLRIHGAYDSKADLDEQVESYLRKVNLWEEVKDRLDTPGAELSTGQIQRLCLARSLAVEPEVLLCDEVTSALDPVSAEQVEETLADLKDEYTIVMVTHSMDQAKRLADEVVFLYLGELVEANDVRSFFENPQNERTREFVDGPTMVEYGDDETPESTPTEAVTER, from the coding sequence ATGACAGACGCTGCACTCACCACCGACAACCTTGCCGTAACGTACACCGGGAACCGCGAAGTGGAGGCGCTGAAGGGCGTCTCGGTGGAGTTCCCGGAGAACCAGTTGACCGCCATCATCGGTCCGTCAGGCTGCGGGAAGTCGACGCTGCTGAAGTCACTAAACCGGCTCCACGAGATCCAGCCCGACGTCGAAATCTCCGGCGACGTGTATCTGGGCGAGCAGTCGGTCTACGACACCGACGAGCCCGTCCCGGAGCTTCGCAGGCGGATCGGCTACGTCCCGCAGACGCCGACGCCGTTACCCCTCTCGATCTACGAGAACGTCGCCTACGGACTGCGGATACACGGGGCCTACGACTCGAAGGCGGACCTCGACGAGCAGGTCGAAAGCTACCTTCGAAAGGTGAACCTCTGGGAGGAGGTAAAGGACCGACTGGATACCCCCGGTGCGGAGCTGTCGACTGGCCAGATCCAGCGGCTGTGTCTCGCCCGCTCGCTGGCAGTCGAACCCGAGGTGTTGCTGTGCGACGAGGTGACGTCGGCGCTGGATCCAGTCTCGGCCGAGCAGGTCGAGGAAACCCTCGCCGACCTCAAAGACGAGTACACTATCGTCATGGTTACCCACAGCATGGACCAGGCGAAGCGGCTCGCCGACGAGGTAGTCTTCCTCTATCTCGGCGAACTCGTCGAGGCCAACGACGTGCGATCGTTCTTCGAGAATCCGCAGAACGAACGGACTCGGGAGTTCGTCGACGGTCCGACGATGGTCGAGTACGGCGACGACGAGACGCCGGAGTCGACGCCGACCGAGGCGGTGACCGAGCGATAG
- the trpB gene encoding tryptophan synthase subunit beta, whose translation MTDGAFGGYGGRHVPDPLQEPLEQLAAAYDDVANTDEFDAELRELLEEFAGRPTPLYYARNLSERYGAEIYLKREDLLHGGAHKINNALGQALLAKRAGRDRLIAETGAGQHGTATAMVGALLGLETEIYMGRKDVERQEMNVFRMRLMGAEVNEVTRGDEGLADAVDAALEDFAENVEDTHYLVGSVVGPDPFPRMVRDFQSVIGREAREQIQERTGDLPDAAVACVGGGSNAIGLFHAFREDDVDFYGAEGGGKGSDSSQHAAPLAQGRDDVLHGMKTRVLDEDVDVHSVSAGLDYPGVGPEHAMFRAVGRCEYTGVTDDEALAAFRELSETEGIIPALESSHAIARAIDLAEAGEHETILVNLSGRGDKDMETAAAKFDL comes from the coding sequence ATGACCGACGGCGCATTCGGAGGCTACGGCGGACGTCACGTCCCCGACCCGCTGCAGGAACCGCTCGAGCAACTCGCCGCGGCGTACGACGACGTGGCGAATACCGACGAGTTCGACGCTGAACTGCGCGAACTCCTCGAGGAGTTCGCCGGCCGGCCGACCCCGCTGTACTACGCGCGCAACCTGAGCGAGCGCTACGGGGCCGAGATCTACCTCAAGCGGGAGGACCTGCTCCACGGCGGGGCTCACAAGATCAACAACGCGCTCGGGCAGGCCCTGCTCGCTAAGCGAGCGGGCCGCGATCGGTTGATCGCCGAGACCGGGGCCGGCCAGCACGGCACCGCGACCGCGATGGTCGGCGCCTTGCTCGGCCTCGAGACGGAGATCTACATGGGACGGAAAGACGTCGAACGGCAGGAGATGAACGTCTTCAGGATGCGCCTGATGGGTGCCGAAGTAAACGAGGTCACCCGAGGTGACGAGGGGCTGGCCGACGCCGTCGATGCCGCGCTCGAGGATTTCGCCGAAAACGTCGAAGACACCCACTATCTGGTGGGCAGCGTCGTCGGCCCCGACCCGTTCCCGCGGATGGTCCGGGACTTCCAGAGCGTCATCGGTCGGGAGGCCCGCGAGCAGATACAGGAGCGCACGGGCGACCTGCCCGACGCCGCGGTCGCCTGCGTCGGCGGTGGCTCGAACGCGATCGGCCTGTTCCACGCGTTCCGCGAGGACGATGTCGACTTCTACGGCGCCGAAGGCGGCGGGAAAGGCTCGGACTCGAGTCAGCACGCCGCCCCGCTCGCACAGGGGAGAGACGACGTGCTCCACGGGATGAAGACGCGGGTCCTCGACGAGGACGTCGACGTCCACTCCGTCTCGGCGGGGCTCGACTACCCCGGCGTCGGCCCCGAACACGCCATGTTCCGGGCCGTCGGCCGCTGTGAGTACACTGGCGTCACCGACGACGAAGCGCTGGCGGCCTTCCGCGAACTGAGCGAGACCGAGGGGATCATCCCGGCCCTCGAGTCCAGCCACGCGATCGCTCGAGCGATCGACCTCGCGGAGGCGGGCGAGCACGAGACGATCCTCGTGAACCTCTCGGGTCGCGGCGACAAGGACATGGAGACGGCGGCCGCGAAGTTCGACCTCTGA
- a CDS encoding HIT family protein: protein MHDDCDFCRILSGDRSAHVLYEDERTVAFLDRNPAVPGHCLVIPRAHEEDVLTIDESVSTAVFETVRTVSNALEAALEPEGFSVFHTSGPLVGTVDHAHVHLLPRFGDDDVALSLSRDRLDDDAAALMGRVQAHLER, encoded by the coding sequence ATGCACGACGACTGTGACTTCTGTCGGATTCTCAGCGGTGATCGATCGGCGCACGTCCTCTACGAAGACGAGCGAACGGTTGCGTTTCTCGACCGGAACCCGGCCGTGCCCGGACACTGCCTCGTTATTCCGCGCGCCCACGAGGAAGACGTGCTGACGATCGACGAATCGGTCTCGACGGCCGTCTTCGAAACGGTCCGGACCGTTTCGAACGCGCTGGAGGCGGCACTCGAGCCGGAAGGGTTCAGCGTCTTTCACACCAGCGGGCCGTTAGTCGGGACTGTCGATCACGCACACGTCCACCTCCTCCCTCGCTTCGGGGACGACGACGTGGCGCTGTCGCTGTCGCGGGATCGGCTCGACGACGACGCCGCGGCCCTGATGGGTCGCGTGCAGGCACACCTCGAGCGCTGA
- a CDS encoding PstS family phosphate ABC transporter substrate-binding protein has product MERVYSRRSALQFTGVASTISLAGCASLLGDSADVRISGGVGPLPMVEVWADMYEQENDIAFDISGGGTGVGVSDVLNDQVDIAMMGREPEQEEIDQGLFAVPMLIDTVVATVNVDNPVLEELQENGLSREEMEAIFTKEITNWGEVVDADVDEEIIVYGRSDASAAYKKWGDFLGGEDDAYTEKDLEDLADGNHNGDQQVAEAVGSNENAISLNNINYVYDLDSGELEGNIRPVPLDRDGDGTISEEEDFYETRNEFLTAVDEGRYPAPPAREMFLASNGEFEDEAYDFVEWVLTDGQEHVRENGYVPLEDERLEEAQNDLETGP; this is encoded by the coding sequence ATGGAACGAGTCTATTCACGTCGCTCTGCGTTACAGTTCACGGGAGTCGCTTCTACGATCTCTCTCGCCGGCTGTGCGTCTCTTCTCGGCGACAGTGCCGACGTTCGTATCTCCGGTGGCGTCGGACCGCTGCCGATGGTCGAAGTGTGGGCCGATATGTACGAACAGGAGAACGACATCGCGTTCGACATCTCCGGTGGCGGAACCGGCGTCGGCGTCTCCGACGTCCTCAACGATCAGGTCGACATCGCGATGATGGGTCGCGAACCGGAACAGGAAGAGATCGATCAGGGACTGTTCGCCGTCCCGATGCTCATCGACACCGTCGTCGCGACGGTCAACGTCGACAACCCCGTCCTCGAGGAACTACAGGAGAACGGCCTGAGCCGCGAGGAGATGGAGGCCATCTTTACGAAGGAGATCACGAACTGGGGCGAAGTCGTCGACGCCGACGTCGACGAGGAGATTATCGTCTACGGCCGGTCGGACGCCTCGGCCGCCTACAAGAAGTGGGGCGATTTCCTTGGCGGCGAAGACGATGCTTACACCGAGAAGGACCTTGAGGATCTCGCGGACGGCAACCACAACGGTGACCAGCAGGTCGCCGAGGCTGTCGGCTCCAACGAGAACGCCATCTCGCTGAACAACATCAACTACGTCTACGATCTGGATAGTGGCGAACTCGAGGGCAACATTCGGCCGGTGCCGCTCGATCGGGACGGCGACGGAACGATCTCCGAGGAGGAGGACTTCTACGAGACCCGCAACGAGTTCCTCACCGCCGTCGACGAGGGTCGGTATCCGGCACCGCCGGCGCGCGAGATGTTCCTCGCCTCGAACGGCGAGTTCGAAGACGAGGCCTACGACTTCGTCGAGTGGGTGCTCACGGACGGACAGGAACACGTGCGCGAAAACGGCTACGTTCCGCTCGAGGACGAGCGACTCGAGGAAGCGCAGAACGACCTCGAAACGGGGCCGTGA
- a CDS encoding ABC transporter permease subunit — translation MSVLAVAKKDFLDVRRAKSVWVVSGLYMLLVAFLFYFGQNGPTDPNVIYQLSTLTTVGTLFVPIVALMMVYLTIAGERESGSIRYLLSLPNTRRDIVIGKYLSRGAVGTGVILVAFGVGAVMTVLWYPSFEATVFGGIAGLTVLLTLAYVSVAIGISAATGARSQAMTGAIGFYFVSNLLMISPNLSIVAALEYVLNGRLGMGISDHLFEFIRMLSPTIAFRKSLPLVVPNDVTVFPANADPSAPSYLTPEVAFTILVAWLVVPIAFGLWRFNRTDLD, via the coding sequence ATGAGCGTCCTCGCCGTGGCGAAGAAGGACTTCCTCGATGTCCGGCGGGCGAAGAGCGTCTGGGTCGTCAGTGGACTGTACATGCTGCTCGTGGCGTTTTTGTTCTACTTCGGCCAGAACGGACCGACGGACCCGAACGTCATTTATCAGTTGTCGACTCTCACAACCGTCGGGACGCTGTTCGTTCCGATCGTCGCGCTCATGATGGTGTATCTCACGATCGCCGGCGAGCGGGAGTCGGGAAGTATCAGGTACCTGCTTTCGCTTCCGAACACGCGACGGGACATCGTCATCGGGAAGTACCTCTCCCGCGGGGCCGTCGGTACCGGCGTCATCCTCGTCGCGTTCGGCGTGGGCGCGGTGATGACGGTGCTGTGGTACCCGTCGTTCGAAGCGACCGTCTTCGGCGGCATCGCCGGCCTGACGGTGCTCCTCACGCTTGCGTACGTCTCGGTCGCCATCGGCATCTCCGCGGCGACGGGAGCGCGATCGCAGGCGATGACCGGGGCGATCGGGTTCTACTTCGTCAGTAACTTGCTGATGATCAGTCCGAACCTCTCGATCGTCGCCGCGCTCGAGTACGTGCTGAACGGTCGGCTCGGGATGGGTATCTCCGATCACCTGTTCGAGTTTATCCGCATGCTCAGTCCGACGATCGCCTTCAGGAAATCCCTCCCGCTCGTCGTGCCGAACGACGTGACGGTGTTCCCGGCGAACGCGGATCCCTCGGCCCCATCCTACCTCACACCCGAAGTTGCATTCACCATTCTGGTCGCCTGGCTTGTCGTTCCGATTGCGTTCGGTCTGTGGCGGTTCAACCGGACCGACCTGGATTGA
- the pstC gene encoding phosphate ABC transporter permease subunit PstC translates to MVESTEPTDPEQGARIDRRLLAERLSSQWLRGAGYFAIALFALIVLMLLYQSLPLLSEYSLVQVLASSNWDPARNEFGFLPAIVGTIYVTGLTMLMGTPIAILTAIYIAEYAEGRTKVIVSSFIDVLAAIPSVIFGLVALIVVVPFVGDYLAPAVGSGGTGLGIFTVSLVMAIVVTPFMISLSAESLEALPDELRESSLGVGATKWETIKSVLLRAAGPGIFSAILLGFGRVFGATIVPAMLIGGQTQLPDSPFATGQTLPTLIVNDFGELMSLPLTQSALIFVGLMLVIVVWLFNFTAMLVRQRLQRRWQY, encoded by the coding sequence ATGGTCGAGTCGACGGAACCGACTGACCCGGAGCAGGGCGCGCGTATCGACCGACGGCTGCTCGCCGAGCGACTGAGCAGTCAGTGGCTTCGCGGTGCAGGCTACTTCGCGATCGCGCTGTTCGCGTTGATCGTGCTGATGCTGCTCTATCAGTCGCTGCCGCTGCTCTCGGAGTACTCGCTCGTCCAAGTGTTGGCGTCGTCGAACTGGGATCCCGCACGAAACGAGTTCGGGTTCCTGCCGGCCATCGTCGGCACGATCTACGTGACCGGGCTCACGATGCTCATGGGGACGCCGATCGCGATCCTCACGGCGATCTATATCGCCGAGTACGCCGAGGGCCGGACGAAGGTCATCGTCTCGTCGTTCATCGACGTGCTTGCGGCGATTCCGAGCGTTATCTTCGGACTGGTCGCACTGATCGTCGTCGTTCCCTTCGTCGGAGATTACCTCGCGCCGGCGGTCGGCTCCGGCGGGACCGGACTGGGGATCTTCACGGTCAGTCTCGTGATGGCGATCGTCGTCACGCCCTTTATGATCTCGCTGTCCGCCGAGTCGCTCGAGGCCCTGCCCGACGAACTGCGCGAGTCCTCGCTGGGCGTCGGCGCAACGAAGTGGGAGACGATCAAGTCGGTCCTGTTGCGGGCTGCGGGCCCCGGAATCTTCTCGGCGATCCTGCTCGGATTCGGCCGCGTCTTCGGCGCGACGATCGTGCCGGCGATGCTCATCGGCGGCCAGACCCAGCTTCCGGACTCGCCGTTTGCGACCGGCCAGACGTTGCCGACGCTGATCGTCAACGACTTCGGCGAACTGATGAGCCTGCCGCTGACCCAGTCGGCGCTGATCTTCGTGGGACTAATGCTCGTGATCGTCGTCTGGCTGTTCAACTTCACGGCGATGCTCGTCCGCCAGCGCCTCCAGCGGAGGTGGCAGTACTGA
- a CDS encoding PstA family ABC transporter permease, giving the protein MDRYAEQRLFGWLARGAAALVVSVLILVIGVTIYRGGRVFLTDPAIAFTPPGSRYMLEGEGGFFHAVLGSVFIVVPATVISTILAVSTAVYLQSDYSSDRFSDVVNMFLNVLWGTPPIVYGVFILTVIIAIGAQTSLFFGIVAIAIFQYPIVTRYTDEALRSAPETVKEAAYGLGSTRFETARMTVRAALPGVIAGIVMGFARGIGDAATVLFTAGRSTRMPSGLFEPSTTLPVLIFDQAMSFNAEVRSHAYAASFILTVAVLGLILVSKLLAGRYARYAPGGRNS; this is encoded by the coding sequence ATGGATCGCTACGCCGAACAGCGACTCTTCGGCTGGCTCGCTCGCGGTGCTGCCGCGCTCGTCGTGAGCGTTCTGATCCTAGTAATCGGCGTGACGATTTACAGGGGCGGTCGCGTCTTCCTCACGGACCCAGCGATCGCGTTTACGCCGCCCGGCTCGCGGTACATGCTCGAGGGAGAGGGCGGCTTCTTCCACGCGGTGTTGGGGAGCGTCTTCATCGTCGTCCCGGCGACGGTCATCTCGACGATACTGGCCGTCTCAACGGCCGTTTACCTCCAGAGCGACTACTCGAGCGACCGGTTCTCGGATGTCGTAAACATGTTTCTGAACGTCCTCTGGGGGACGCCGCCGATCGTCTACGGCGTGTTCATTCTGACAGTGATCATCGCGATCGGTGCCCAGACGAGCCTGTTCTTCGGGATCGTCGCCATCGCGATCTTCCAGTACCCGATCGTGACCCGGTACACCGACGAGGCGTTACGGTCGGCGCCGGAGACGGTCAAGGAAGCCGCGTACGGGCTCGGATCGACGCGGTTCGAAACCGCACGAATGACCGTTCGAGCGGCGCTTCCGGGCGTCATCGCCGGGATCGTCATGGGCTTTGCCCGCGGAATCGGCGATGCCGCGACGGTATTGTTCACTGCCGGACGGAGCACGCGAATGCCGTCCGGCCTGTTCGAACCGTCGACGACGCTGCCGGTTCTCATCTTCGATCAAGCGATGTCGTTCAACGCCGAAGTCAGGTCCCACGCGTACGCAGCGTCGTTCATCCTCACGGTCGCCGTGCTGGGCCTGATTCTCGTCTCGAAACTGCTCGCCGGACGGTACGCTCGATACGCACCGGGAGGTCGAAACTCATGA
- a CDS encoding ABC transporter ATP-binding protein translates to MPAIETSSLTKRYGDSVLAVDDLDLVVEEGEIFGFLGPNGAGKSTTINMLLDFVRPTEGSATVLGHDIQRESKTIRSRIGVLPEGATLYDRLTGREHLEWVIDNKGSDDDADELLELVGLEPEAAARSAGGYSKGMAQRLGFAMALVGDPDLLILDEPSSGLDPKGMQEMREIITAEADRGTTVFFSSHILGEVEAVCDRVGIMNDGRLVATGTLDALRENLDLDASISLTVDTVPDALVADLENHEGVRSTTVDGSTITVSCASTDTKYDVVTQIGAATTVRDIVSEDASLERLFNTYTNGEQPREEDTDAERADAETEVSA, encoded by the coding sequence GTGCCCGCTATCGAAACCTCCAGCCTGACGAAACGGTACGGCGACTCGGTCCTCGCCGTCGACGACCTCGATTTAGTCGTCGAGGAAGGCGAGATATTCGGCTTCTTAGGCCCCAACGGGGCTGGGAAGTCGACGACGATTAACATGCTTCTGGACTTCGTCCGCCCGACCGAAGGTTCCGCGACGGTACTCGGACACGATATCCAGCGAGAGTCGAAAACGATCCGCTCGCGCATCGGTGTCCTCCCCGAAGGTGCGACGCTGTACGATCGGCTGACCGGCCGCGAACACCTCGAGTGGGTCATCGACAACAAAGGCAGCGACGACGACGCCGACGAACTCCTCGAACTGGTCGGCCTCGAGCCCGAGGCCGCGGCGCGATCTGCCGGCGGCTACTCGAAGGGGATGGCCCAGCGTCTCGGATTCGCGATGGCACTGGTCGGTGACCCCGACCTCCTGATCCTCGATGAACCGTCCTCGGGACTCGATCCCAAGGGAATGCAGGAAATGCGCGAAATTATCACTGCCGAAGCCGACCGCGGTACGACCGTCTTCTTCTCGAGTCACATCCTCGGGGAAGTCGAGGCGGTCTGTGACCGTGTCGGCATCATGAACGACGGACGACTCGTTGCGACGGGAACTCTCGACGCGTTGCGCGAGAATCTCGATCTCGACGCCTCGATCTCGCTGACGGTCGACACCGTCCCCGACGCGCTCGTCGCCGACCTCGAGAACCACGAGGGCGTCCGCTCGACGACCGTCGACGGATCGACTATAACGGTCTCCTGTGCGTCGACGGACACCAAGTACGATGTCGTGACACAAATCGGTGCGGCGACGACTGTCCGCGATATCGTCTCCGAGGACGCCTCCCTCGAACGGCTGTTCAACACGTACACGAACGGCGAGCAGCCGCGTGAGGAGGACACCGACGCGGAGCGGGCCGACGCAGAGACGGAGGTGTCGGCATGA
- a CDS encoding S9 family peptidase — translation MSSYDIERYLNVRSAYGTSFGPDGERLSFLMNTTGTPQVWTLEESRGWPEQRTFYDERVTFASWSPECPELIFGMDEGGNERAQLFRLDAETGEIENVTAMPDAKHRWGGWSHDGERFAFTSNRRDESVFDVYVQGRDERGDEAQLVYEGDGWLSLSGWSPDDSRLLVSQAYSNFDQDLYVLDLEADDPDLEHLTPHEGDVRYQSASWAPDGEGIYLVTDEGDTDTLYLAYLDLEGGARSAPETQVATDSKSPSDHASGSKTREQTGRETTRESGDLETVADGDGWNVGGIALDDETGRFVYSRNVEGYTDLTVGEFDPDAPTEFETFPEPDLPGGISGGVGFDPDAERFALSTSGDTVNTNVFVVDIETGEAEQWTSAPTAGIPPESFDDSELVHVESFDDLEVPGFFTLPDDYEAGDANDGDGVPVIVDIHGGPESQRRPSFSSVKQYFLDRGYAYFEPNVRGSSGYGADYASLDDVEKRMDSVADIEACVEWLQDHPAVDPDRIAAKGGSYGGFMVLATLTEYPDLWAAGIDTVGIANFVTFLENTGDWRRELREAEYGSLEDDREFLAEISPINNVENIEAPLFVLHGENDPRVPVGEAEQIAEKAAEQGVPVRKLIFEDEGHGFSKLENRIEAYSAIADFLDEHV, via the coding sequence ATGAGCAGCTACGACATCGAGCGCTATCTCAACGTTCGCAGCGCCTACGGTACGTCCTTCGGCCCCGACGGTGAACGCCTCTCCTTCCTGATGAACACGACCGGGACCCCGCAGGTCTGGACCCTCGAGGAGTCCCGCGGCTGGCCCGAGCAGCGGACGTTCTACGACGAGCGGGTGACCTTCGCCTCGTGGTCGCCGGAGTGCCCGGAGCTGATCTTCGGAATGGACGAAGGCGGCAACGAACGCGCACAGCTGTTTCGGTTGGACGCCGAAACGGGCGAGATCGAGAACGTCACCGCGATGCCCGACGCGAAACACCGCTGGGGCGGCTGGAGCCACGACGGCGAGCGGTTCGCCTTCACCTCGAACCGCCGCGACGAGTCCGTCTTCGATGTCTACGTGCAGGGCCGCGACGAGCGCGGAGACGAGGCACAGCTGGTGTACGAGGGCGATGGCTGGCTCTCGCTGTCCGGCTGGAGCCCCGACGACTCGCGGCTGCTCGTCTCGCAGGCCTACTCCAACTTCGATCAGGACCTGTACGTGCTCGACCTTGAGGCGGACGACCCCGACCTCGAGCACCTCACGCCCCACGAGGGCGACGTTCGCTATCAGAGCGCGAGTTGGGCTCCCGACGGTGAGGGTATCTATCTGGTCACCGACGAGGGCGACACCGATACCCTGTATCTGGCCTATCTCGACCTCGAGGGCGGGGCGCGGAGCGCCCCGGAAACTCAAGTAGCGACGGACTCGAAGAGTCCCTCGGACCATGCGAGCGGGTCGAAGACCCGCGAGCAGACGGGGAGGGAAACGACCCGCGAGAGCGGCGACCTCGAGACGGTCGCCGACGGCGATGGCTGGAACGTCGGCGGTATCGCACTGGACGACGAGACGGGGCGGTTCGTCTACTCGCGGAACGTCGAGGGCTACACCGACCTCACCGTGGGCGAGTTCGATCCCGACGCGCCGACCGAGTTCGAGACCTTCCCCGAGCCCGACCTACCGGGCGGGATCTCCGGCGGCGTGGGCTTCGACCCCGACGCCGAGCGGTTCGCGCTGTCGACGAGCGGCGACACGGTCAACACGAACGTCTTCGTCGTCGATATCGAGACCGGCGAGGCCGAACAGTGGACGAGCGCGCCGACCGCGGGCATTCCCCCCGAATCGTTCGACGACTCGGAACTGGTCCACGTCGAGAGTTTCGACGACCTCGAGGTGCCCGGATTCTTCACCCTCCCGGACGACTACGAGGCGGGTGACGCGAACGACGGCGACGGCGTCCCCGTCATCGTCGACATCCACGGCGGCCCCGAGAGCCAACGGCGACCCTCCTTCTCGAGTGTCAAACAGTACTTCCTCGACCGGGGCTACGCCTACTTCGAGCCGAACGTCCGGGGCTCGTCGGGGTACGGTGCCGACTACGCGAGCCTCGACGACGTCGAAAAGCGAATGGACTCCGTGGCGGACATCGAGGCCTGTGTCGAGTGGTTGCAGGATCACCCTGCCGTCGATCCCGATCGGATCGCGGCGAAGGGCGGCTCCTACGGCGGCTTCATGGTGCTTGCCACGCTGACGGAGTACCCCGACCTCTGGGCCGCCGGTATCGACACCGTCGGCATCGCCAACTTCGTCACCTTCCTCGAAAATACGGGCGACTGGCGACGGGAACTCAGGGAGGCGGAGTACGGGTCCCTCGAGGACGACCGGGAGTTCTTGGCGGAAATCTCGCCGATCAACAACGTCGAGAACATCGAGGCACCGCTGTTCGTCCTCCACGGGGAAAACGACCCCCGCGTGCCCGTCGGCGAGGCCGAACAGATCGCGGAGAAAGCGGCCGAACAGGGCGTCCCCGTCCGAAAGCTGATCTTCGAAGATGAGGGCCACGGCTTCTCGAAACTCGAGAACCGCATCGAGGCCTACTCCGCGATCGCCGACTTCCTCGACGAGCACGTCTGA